The genomic window CGTTCCTCCGTGCAGTTCGATGATTTCTCTGGCGATAGCCAAGCCCAGTCCGGTTCCTACTGAGAGCCGGGAGTGGGCTTTGTCCGCTTTATAAAACCTCTCCCAGATAAACGGCAGATCTTCCGATGCAATACCGCTGCCAGTGTCGGAAACAGCTAGCAGAATCAGATTTTTATCCCGCTCAACCCCCACGGTGATTTTGCCGCCGGCAGGAGTAAATTTCAGGGCGTTATCCAATAAAATCAACAGCAATTGCGTTAAACGGTCGCCATTGCCGCTGATAACCGTATTTTCCTCCAGCTTTTCGGCTTGCAGCTGCACACCTTTTTGCTCGGCCCCGCGCCGAAAAATAGAAACTACGCCCTCAGCCACTGCGGCTAAGGGAATCGGCTCCATTTCCGCATTAGTATTTTGGGATTGCAGCCGGCTTAAATCTAATAAATCCTTAATTAACCGTTCCAGTCTCTCGGTTTCATCCCGCATCATGCCGAGATACTTTGCCTGCAGCGCCGGATCAGCCGCCGTACCGTCTGTCAATGCTTCGGTGTATCCCCGGATAATCGTCAGAGGAGTGCGCAATTCATGAGATACATTGGCGACAAAATCCCGGCGCAGTTTGTCGACTTTTTCTGTTTCACTGACAAAACGCTCCAGATCCTGGGCCAGGGAATTAAGAGATTTGCCAAGTTCACCGACCTCGTCGTCTGTACGAATTCCGGTCCGACGATTATAATCGCCGCAAGCCATAGCCTGAGCAGCCAGCTGCATTTCCCGCAGTGGACGCACGATACCCCGGGACAGCCAATTCACGATCACGATGGTCAGCAGCACGGCCACTAGTCCGATGGCGGCAATATAGTAATAGATCCGCTGCATATACTCGTTGATGGAACGGACCGGTGAATTTAACAGAATGATGCCATTCATGCCGCCATTGGCCTGGATCACCGGAATGGACACCATCAGCATTTCCTCGTCATAAAAAGGATGTCGCAGCGTAGTAGACCATTCCCGGCCTTCAAAGACCTGATTTAATTCCTCCAAACATTTCCGGATCATGCCTCGGGCATTGGCCTCCAGCGGTATTCCCATTCCGCCCGGCCTCATGCCGGGTCTGTGCCAGGGGCCGCCGGGCCCGTACCGCCGTTGGGGAGTGGACATAGCGATCACCCTCCGTGATCCATCCACCACCCAAATGCGGGCATCGAGAAAACTGTCTACACTATTGATAAAAATCCCCAGTTGATGCAGATTGATTGTTCCCTGGTAATAGTCGTCGACAACCCGCGACAATTCATAGGCTTTATTCATCAGCTCCCGTTTTTTGGAGAAAATAAAATAATCCCTGATCAAATAGGAAACGCCGATAGATACCATGATCAGCATGATGATGATAACCGCCATATAACTGTATAGAAGTTTACGCTGCAGGGAATGTTTCACGGTCTCACCTCA from Acetonema longum DSM 6540 includes these protein-coding regions:
- a CDS encoding sensor histidine kinase — protein: MKHSLQRKLLYSYMAVIIIMLIMVSIGVSYLIRDYFIFSKKRELMNKAYELSRVVDDYYQGTINLHQLGIFINSVDSFLDARIWVVDGSRRVIAMSTPQRRYGPGGPWHRPGMRPGGMGIPLEANARGMIRKCLEELNQVFEGREWSTTLRHPFYDEEMLMVSIPVIQANGGMNGIILLNSPVRSINEYMQRIYYYIAAIGLVAVLLTIVIVNWLSRGIVRPLREMQLAAQAMACGDYNRRTGIRTDDEVGELGKSLNSLAQDLERFVSETEKVDKLRRDFVANVSHELRTPLTIIRGYTEALTDGTAADPALQAKYLGMMRDETERLERLIKDLLDLSRLQSQNTNAEMEPIPLAAVAEGVVSIFRRGAEQKGVQLQAEKLEENTVISGNGDRLTQLLLILLDNALKFTPAGGKITVGVERDKNLILLAVSDTGSGIASEDLPFIWERFYKADKAHSRLSVGTGLGLAIAREIIELHGGTVEVASAPAKGTKFIIRFPSLEKELKPV